From Methanocella paludicola SANAE, a single genomic window includes:
- a CDS encoding ABC transporter ATP-binding protein produces MITFKNFTYQYPKASEPTLHDISLDIQKGEFILITGRSGAGKTTLSRAMFGALHHDIGGEFQGTLTLKDEDISQYSIGTIGAFMGVVFDDPDSQLFMPQVEDEIKFSLQARNMPSGQADVEKALKRVGIAHLLKRSTHELSGGEKQKLAIAAALAVNPEVFLFDEPTSQLDPRSTLEIYTILKELKAEGKTIILIEQKIEDIIDIVDRIAVIDHGRLIACGTPREALLSRALFNVMPYPCVSRLAMEFGSEKMLLSVDEGRQFLEARGIRLKPGSGNGRSIDGGAQPVLQVNGLRFGYNGNDVLKGISFTVMPGEVVAILGRNGSGKTTTLKNIIGLLKPREHGMVLLNGRDVKDMKVEEAAHYAGFLFQNPDTMLFAETVMEEVIFSPANLGFADAPERAVKALEEVGLLDKKDEYPRYLGNGEKLRLCVASILAMGPRLIILDEPTTGLDDNECDRLMEVVLKLKADGVAVIMVSHDMNLVARYANKVIVIAGGQIFRQGSPAEVLKDAAAMGEASLKSPPIVELSGERGRVCLTVEEFMGAVI; encoded by the coding sequence ATGATCACGTTTAAAAATTTCACATACCAGTACCCTAAAGCTTCCGAGCCGACGCTGCACGACATTTCCCTCGATATTCAAAAAGGGGAGTTCATCCTTATAACCGGCCGTAGCGGGGCAGGAAAGACGACCCTGAGCAGGGCCATGTTCGGCGCGCTGCACCACGACATCGGCGGCGAGTTCCAGGGCACTCTTACGTTGAAGGACGAGGACATATCCCAGTATAGCATCGGCACGATCGGCGCCTTTATGGGCGTGGTCTTCGACGACCCGGACTCGCAGCTCTTCATGCCCCAGGTCGAGGACGAGATCAAGTTCAGCCTGCAGGCCCGCAACATGCCCTCGGGCCAGGCGGATGTCGAAAAAGCGCTAAAGCGCGTGGGGATCGCCCATCTCTTAAAGCGTTCCACCCATGAGCTATCGGGCGGAGAGAAGCAAAAGCTCGCCATCGCAGCAGCCCTGGCAGTAAACCCGGAAGTATTCTTATTCGACGAGCCCACGTCCCAGCTCGACCCCCGGAGCACGCTCGAAATATACACTATCCTCAAGGAGCTAAAGGCCGAGGGCAAGACGATCATTCTCATCGAGCAGAAGATCGAGGACATCATCGACATCGTGGACCGCATCGCGGTCATCGACCATGGCCGCCTCATCGCCTGCGGCACGCCCCGGGAGGCGCTGCTAAGCCGTGCGCTCTTCAACGTCATGCCATACCCGTGCGTATCTCGCCTCGCTATGGAATTCGGCTCGGAAAAGATGCTTTTAAGCGTGGACGAGGGGCGGCAGTTCCTGGAGGCACGCGGCATACGCCTTAAGCCCGGCTCCGGCAATGGCAGGAGCATCGATGGCGGCGCGCAGCCAGTACTACAGGTGAACGGCCTGAGGTTCGGCTACAATGGTAACGACGTGCTCAAGGGGATATCATTCACCGTGATGCCGGGCGAAGTAGTGGCCATCCTGGGCCGCAACGGTTCCGGCAAGACCACCACGCTCAAGAACATCATCGGGCTCCTCAAGCCCCGAGAGCACGGGATGGTCCTGCTCAACGGCCGGGACGTCAAGGACATGAAGGTCGAGGAGGCGGCCCATTATGCCGGATTCCTGTTCCAGAACCCCGACACGATGCTCTTTGCTGAGACGGTCATGGAGGAAGTCATATTTAGCCCGGCCAACCTCGGCTTCGCCGACGCTCCCGAGCGTGCGGTAAAGGCGCTAGAAGAGGTGGGGCTGCTCGATAAAAAGGACGAGTATCCACGTTATCTTGGCAACGGTGAAAAGCTCAGGCTCTGCGTGGCATCCATCCTTGCCATGGGCCCCCGGCTTATCATCCTGGACGAGCCCACCACGGGCCTGGACGACAATGAATGCGACCGGCTCATGGAGGTCGTGCTAAAACTAAAAGCCGACGGGGTCGCCGTCATCATGGTCTCCCACGACATGAACCTGGTGGCACGGTATGCGAACAAGGTCATCGTCATAGCGGGCGGCCAAATATTCCGGCAGGGCAGCCCGGCCGAAGTGCTAAAGGACGCTGCGGCCATGGGCGAGGCATCTTTGAAGTCGCCGCCCATCGTAGAACTGTCCGGAGAGCGCGGCCGTGTCTGCCTCACCGTCGAGGAGTTCATGGGGGCCGTCATATGA
- a CDS encoding pro-sigmaK processing inhibitor BofA family protein, with protein sequence MVGMEWVIIAASLIAAIIIIFIIYKLLKLTVKYAVALILNALGGLFILLLANYVFIMGIPYDFPTLLISAVCGVPGAICVIILALFGILI encoded by the coding sequence ATGGTCGGGATGGAATGGGTCATTATAGCAGCGTCTCTTATCGCTGCCATCATAATAATCTTCATCATTTACAAACTCCTGAAGCTCACGGTCAAGTATGCAGTAGCTTTAATATTGAACGCGCTGGGAGGGCTCTTCATTTTACTCCTGGCAAACTATGTGTTCATCATGGGCATACCATATGATTTCCCGACGCTCCTCATCAGTGCGGTATGCGGCGTGCCGGGCGCAATTTGCGTCATCATCCTCGCGCTCTTCGGCATCCTGATTTAG
- a CDS encoding DNA-directed DNA polymerase — protein sequence MKFRGWLLDVDYEVVNNRPLIRMWCVDDTGRSAVIFDDSFEPYFYVVPYGDVPMSQLQNMSEEVGGELIRPVKIDIVDRKNFGVPIKCYRIFTQLPRDVPYLRELALKFGDVREADILFGVRYIIDKRLIPMGGIEAEGEPVPIDYAGSGLLCRSPKAVAREDEPPLKIMAFDCEMWNPRGMPDPKKDPIVIISIKTNDEEKVLTATDESDKSLIKEFIQYVKDYDPDIIVGYNQDGFDWPYISERAKKHKIKLSVCRDGTSPMFGRGGLQRKTKLIGRLNIDLFQVAQRDVDGVKIKTLENVADFLGVMKKDERVNLFAADIYQYWADEEKRGELIQYAKDDVSSTYGLSEELLPLQFEFARMVHEPADNVSKMGRGRQVESYLAYIAYEYGELIPSRGGEVETYLGGFVFPPVKGIHKNVASLDFSAMYPSIMITYNISPDTVCKDCNVECYPPAPEVGHCFRKEPEGFFTRILRSLVSHRSALKKKLALMDKKDRDYKMLDIRQKTIKILTNAFYGYTGWAQAKWYRRECAEATSAWGRYFIKKANDIAQAMGLEVLYGDTDSLFVTLKDGGRLPDITSAFIKKVKEELPLDMDVDNIYRSIFFTESKKRYAGLTSKGEIVVRGLEVRRGDWCELAKELQSEVIRIILEEENPEKAVKFVKDTISEVKEGMVPLDKLVIHKTLTKGVESYESAQAHVKAAERAREMDMSASVGSKISYVIVKGPGGTLSERAYPVDMFSKFKDGKLYAKDKTYELDAEYYVDKQLIPTALRILGYFGHTEDELKGKGVQGTLAQFF from the coding sequence ATGAAGTTCCGCGGCTGGCTACTGGACGTCGACTATGAAGTTGTCAATAACAGGCCATTGATACGCATGTGGTGCGTTGACGATACGGGCCGGAGCGCCGTTATTTTCGACGATTCCTTCGAGCCCTACTTTTATGTCGTCCCCTATGGCGATGTCCCGATGAGCCAGCTTCAGAATATGTCCGAAGAGGTGGGCGGCGAGCTGATCAGGCCCGTGAAGATCGACATCGTGGACCGGAAGAACTTCGGCGTGCCCATCAAGTGCTATCGTATTTTTACGCAGCTGCCGAGGGATGTGCCTTATTTAAGGGAGCTTGCCCTGAAGTTCGGGGACGTGCGGGAGGCGGATATCCTGTTCGGCGTGCGCTACATCATCGATAAGAGGCTCATCCCCATGGGCGGCATTGAGGCTGAAGGCGAGCCCGTGCCCATAGACTATGCCGGGTCCGGGCTGTTGTGCCGGAGCCCAAAAGCGGTTGCCAGGGAGGATGAGCCGCCCCTGAAAATCATGGCCTTCGACTGCGAGATGTGGAACCCCCGCGGGATGCCCGACCCCAAGAAGGACCCCATCGTCATCATTTCCATTAAAACAAATGATGAAGAGAAAGTGCTCACGGCCACCGACGAGAGCGATAAAAGCCTGATCAAAGAGTTCATCCAGTACGTCAAGGACTATGACCCGGACATCATCGTGGGCTATAACCAGGATGGCTTCGACTGGCCTTATATTTCCGAGCGTGCGAAGAAGCACAAGATCAAGCTCAGCGTGTGCCGTGACGGGACTTCCCCCATGTTCGGGCGGGGAGGCCTGCAGAGGAAGACCAAGCTCATCGGGCGCCTAAATATCGACCTGTTCCAGGTCGCACAGCGGGACGTTGACGGCGTCAAGATAAAAACGCTCGAGAACGTCGCCGACTTTTTGGGCGTGATGAAGAAGGACGAGCGCGTGAACCTCTTCGCCGCCGATATCTACCAGTACTGGGCCGACGAGGAGAAGCGCGGCGAGCTCATCCAGTACGCGAAGGACGACGTGTCGAGCACCTATGGCCTTTCTGAAGAGCTGCTTCCGTTGCAGTTCGAGTTCGCCCGCATGGTGCACGAGCCCGCCGATAACGTCTCCAAGATGGGGCGCGGGCGGCAGGTCGAATCGTACCTCGCGTATATCGCTTACGAGTACGGCGAACTCATCCCTTCGAGGGGCGGCGAGGTGGAAACGTACCTGGGCGGCTTCGTGTTCCCGCCCGTGAAGGGCATCCACAAGAACGTCGCCTCGCTCGACTTCTCGGCCATGTACCCCTCCATCATGATCACCTATAATATCTCGCCGGACACGGTCTGCAAGGATTGTAATGTGGAGTGCTACCCGCCGGCGCCCGAAGTGGGCCATTGCTTCCGGAAAGAGCCGGAAGGCTTTTTCACCCGTATCCTTCGGTCCCTGGTGAGCCACCGCAGCGCCCTGAAAAAGAAGCTGGCGCTGATGGATAAGAAGGACAGGGACTATAAGATGCTGGACATCCGGCAGAAGACCATCAAGATCCTTACGAATGCCTTTTATGGTTATACCGGCTGGGCACAGGCCAAGTGGTACCGGCGCGAGTGCGCCGAGGCGACCTCTGCGTGGGGGCGGTATTTCATTAAAAAAGCTAACGATATTGCACAGGCCATGGGCCTCGAAGTGCTTTATGGTGATACGGATTCGCTTTTCGTCACGCTCAAGGATGGGGGCAGGCTGCCGGATATTACCAGTGCCTTCATCAAGAAAGTGAAAGAAGAGTTGCCCCTGGATATGGACGTCGACAACATCTACCGGTCCATTTTCTTCACCGAGTCCAAGAAGCGCTATGCCGGGCTTACGAGTAAGGGCGAGATCGTCGTCAGGGGCCTCGAAGTGCGCCGGGGCGACTGGTGCGAGCTCGCGAAGGAATTGCAGTCCGAAGTCATCCGTATTATACTAGAAGAGGAGAACCCCGAGAAGGCGGTGAAGTTCGTTAAGGATACGATCAGTGAGGTGAAGGAGGGCATGGTGCCTCTGGATAAGCTGGTCATTCATAAGACATTAACGAAGGGCGTGGAGAGCTACGAGAGCGCCCAGGCGCACGTGAAGGCGGCCGAAAGGGCGCGGGAGATGGATATGTCCGCCTCCGTCGGGAGCAAGATCAGCTATGTTATCGTTAAGGGTCCTGGCGGCACACTGAGCGAACGGGCCTACCCTGTGGACATGTTCAGTAAGTTCAAGGATGGGAAGCTGTACGCTAAGGATAAGACCTACGAGCTCGACGCCGAGTATTATGTGGATAAGCAGCTCATACCTACGGCGCTGCGCATTCTCGGATACTTCGGGCACACAGAGGACGAACTGAAAGGTAAGGGCGTACAGGGCACGCTGGCGCAATTCTTCTAA
- a CDS encoding helix-hairpin-helix domain-containing protein, whose protein sequence is MGEKYFSLTDRIKILSEGTKYDSCNQTIVCHTFTPDGRCIQLYKTLMTNRCSGECLYCPNRCGREVTRTSLAPEEIVRITWDLYRRNAIEGLFLSSGIVGDPEKTTQKQLDVLKLLRGQGFKGYIHTRLMPGVPRDMLREVSLYANKFGVNAETTCESRYDEICPNFDYKHDILDRMKWTHEFVLKRRKEVRYGEGIVGANDTQFVVGASNEPDKEIIHTIDRFKADYGLRRPYFMSFDPVPGTPLSSNRPSPAWREIRLYQISYLLKDYGLKAKDLDIVLDDEGFLPDGDPKLMLAHCNKDFFPVDINLAPFEDLIKVPGIGPTTAHRIIRSRPIDDYAELSNIGVVLKRARPFIKVKNKVQSRLEVFA, encoded by the coding sequence ATGGGAGAGAAGTATTTCTCGCTGACCGACCGCATCAAGATCTTATCCGAGGGCACGAAGTACGATAGCTGTAACCAGACCATCGTGTGCCATACGTTTACTCCGGATGGGCGGTGCATCCAGCTATACAAAACATTAATGACGAACCGGTGCTCCGGCGAGTGCCTTTACTGCCCGAACCGTTGTGGCCGCGAAGTCACTCGAACGTCGCTGGCGCCTGAAGAGATCGTGCGAATTACCTGGGACCTCTACCGGAGGAACGCCATCGAGGGATTGTTCTTATCGTCGGGCATCGTGGGCGACCCCGAGAAGACCACGCAGAAGCAGCTAGATGTGCTCAAGCTCCTTCGTGGCCAGGGCTTTAAGGGCTACATCCATACTCGCTTGATGCCGGGCGTCCCGAGAGATATGCTCCGTGAAGTGTCGCTTTACGCTAACAAGTTCGGCGTGAACGCCGAGACGACCTGTGAGTCCCGGTACGACGAGATATGCCCCAACTTCGACTACAAGCACGATATATTAGATCGAATGAAGTGGACCCACGAGTTCGTGCTTAAACGGCGTAAGGAGGTCCGCTATGGCGAGGGCATCGTAGGCGCTAACGATACCCAGTTCGTGGTGGGGGCCTCAAATGAGCCCGACAAAGAAATAATCCACACCATCGACCGCTTTAAGGCTGACTACGGCCTGAGGCGGCCCTATTTCATGAGCTTCGACCCCGTACCCGGCACGCCGCTCTCGTCGAACCGGCCATCGCCTGCGTGGCGCGAGATCAGGCTATACCAGATATCATATTTACTAAAGGACTACGGCCTCAAGGCAAAAGACCTTGACATCGTGCTGGACGACGAGGGGTTCCTGCCCGACGGCGACCCCAAGCTGATGCTGGCCCACTGTAACAAGGACTTCTTCCCGGTAGACATAAACCTGGCACCTTTCGAGGATCTCATCAAAGTCCCGGGCATCGGCCCCACGACCGCCCACCGTATCATCCGGAGCCGCCCCATCGACGATTATGCGGAGCTTTCCAACATCGGCGTGGTACTGAAGAGGGCACGGCCGTTCATCAAGGTGAAGAACAAGGTGCAGTCGAGGCTGGAGGTGTTCGCTTGA
- a CDS encoding energy-coupling factor transporter transmembrane component T family protein: MSEIFQFVDRDTFVHHLNPLTKIIFGVAIIIAGILCGDPLTLLVLLALPIAGLLIGGMAREIVQQVRMLTVVFAFLVVLSVLTVRSGAEYVLGGMTLFTYDGLVLGIIISLRLAAMFFAFMLLVNSTRPSDLVNTLVSRLHFPMDYALMLMITLRFIPTLQIEARKIREAQAVRGFNASGVKNISKSIGPTITPLLSNSIGRAGSLGHIIELRGYHSGSKIKFTEIPLHAVDFLSIGLMVVGVMGYAVYALKLL, translated from the coding sequence ATGAGCGAAATATTCCAGTTCGTCGACAGGGACACTTTCGTTCACCACCTGAACCCTCTGACCAAGATCATCTTCGGCGTCGCGATCATCATCGCCGGAATCCTGTGCGGCGACCCGCTGACACTGCTGGTACTGCTTGCCCTGCCGATCGCCGGGCTGCTCATCGGCGGAATGGCCCGCGAGATCGTGCAACAGGTCAGGATGCTGACAGTAGTATTCGCCTTTCTGGTCGTGCTTTCGGTATTGACGGTCCGGAGCGGCGCCGAATACGTGCTCGGCGGCATGACGCTGTTCACGTATGACGGCCTGGTGCTGGGCATCATCATATCGCTCAGGCTGGCGGCCATGTTCTTCGCGTTCATGCTCCTCGTGAACTCGACCCGGCCTTCGGACCTGGTCAACACGCTGGTCAGCCGGCTTCATTTCCCCATGGACTACGCCCTCATGCTCATGATCACGCTGCGCTTTATCCCGACGCTCCAGATCGAGGCACGCAAGATAAGAGAAGCCCAGGCAGTAAGAGGATTTAACGCATCCGGCGTCAAGAACATCTCGAAGAGCATCGGCCCCACGATCACGCCCCTGCTCTCGAACTCCATCGGCCGGGCGGGCAGCCTGGGGCACATCATCGAGCTCAGGGGCTACCACTCGGGCTCAAAGATCAAGTTCACGGAGATACCACTGCACGCCGTGGACTTCTTATCCATCGGGCTCATGGTCGTCGGGGTCATGGGATATGCCGTATACGCATTAAAGCTCTTATAA
- a CDS encoding DUF4130 domain-containing protein: MIIGYKKDLDGVLRAAVALKKNPDATMVCGANARELKQKLAMYHGEIVLNVDEVVKDVPFHAKAELWVRFPSCSPMQRGLSLGSYLTYALRNDQCIPDELVRLIARYYPNFMAILAHKDATAKKYFRLQRETCGELERLKAYCRFRATGDMLYVEVNPKHDIKDLFMEWAMRRNGDRIIVVRCHAEYYILNARALGYRAEIANVTKEEAERLLGDIPDTDSEIWDTFYDSQNVENRRNKRYAKGRLPEKYSYISPEIRKERKKIEHGIQPDKLDDFFRQ, translated from the coding sequence TTGATAATCGGCTACAAAAAAGACCTGGATGGCGTTTTGAGGGCAGCGGTGGCGCTCAAGAAGAACCCTGACGCGACGATGGTGTGCGGCGCGAACGCCCGGGAGCTAAAGCAAAAGCTGGCCATGTACCACGGGGAGATCGTGCTGAACGTGGACGAGGTCGTCAAGGACGTGCCCTTCCATGCAAAGGCCGAGCTATGGGTAAGGTTCCCTTCCTGTAGCCCGATGCAGCGGGGTCTATCGCTGGGCTCATACTTGACCTATGCGCTTCGCAATGACCAGTGCATACCCGACGAGCTCGTGCGCCTCATCGCCCGATATTACCCCAACTTCATGGCCATCCTGGCCCACAAAGATGCGACCGCAAAGAAGTACTTTCGTCTCCAGCGGGAAACCTGCGGCGAGCTGGAGCGGCTCAAGGCATATTGCCGCTTTCGAGCGACCGGGGATATGTTATATGTCGAGGTTAACCCGAAGCATGACATAAAGGACCTGTTCATGGAGTGGGCGATGCGCAGGAACGGGGACCGCATCATCGTGGTCAGGTGCCACGCCGAGTATTACATACTTAATGCCCGCGCCCTCGGGTATCGTGCTGAGATCGCCAATGTCACAAAAGAGGAAGCGGAGCGCCTGCTGGGCGATATCCCCGATACCGACAGCGAGATCTGGGATACGTTTTACGATTCCCAGAACGTAGAGAATAGGCGAAATAAGAGGTATGCAAAAGGCAGGCTACCGGAGAAATACTCGTACATCAGCCCCGAAATAAGGAAGGAACGAAAAAAGATCGAGCACGGCATCCAGCCCGATAAGCTGGACGATTTCTTCAGACAATGA
- a CDS encoding ABC transporter permease, with translation MSAARAFYYTIKADFLERVRSYSFLVVLLLTMLAAYVFVPGPDAGYMTLKLSSTDGFYRGIYNSAWVGAMVSLPTTLFLALFGYFVVKNAVGRDRRTGVGQIIATTPISKPVYMLGKATSNFAVLAVIVGVMMAGALAMQLLPGETSAIDLWALWSPFIFLSLPAMAVIASVAVLFESIWLLRGGFGNVVYFILYILVLVVLLTSASGIKWGDDLAFAKDMLGTSVGISSIEATAKIIYPAFEPGHWSMGFAPIDHPPHTFMWNGIPWTPLILLGRLFWVLVACGIAVMASLFFDRFDSAGNVNAKTGKQTSRPEPLAIEKPAVDARLTPLSSDKKSLNVLALFMAELKLAFKGQKWWWYAGAAIVILAGLVSSGSEERHFAMLAAMVWPVLIWSSMGTRERTFNMAQIVFSAPGPIKNQLPVMWLSGVCVGIVICSGVFVSMALSGSFGEMATLFTEMLLIPAMALAMGIWSGSSKLFEALYMILWYVGPVNGLPFLDLTGTIVSSMHIGLPAAYLAVTVVFMALMVMGRYRQTFA, from the coding sequence ATGAGTGCAGCACGGGCCTTTTATTATACCATAAAGGCCGACTTCTTAGAGCGGGTAAGGAGCTATAGCTTCCTGGTAGTGCTCCTGCTGACGATGCTGGCCGCCTACGTTTTCGTCCCCGGCCCGGATGCCGGCTACATGACGCTCAAGCTATCGTCCACTGACGGCTTTTACCGGGGCATCTATAATTCTGCCTGGGTCGGGGCTATGGTCTCGCTGCCGACGACACTATTTCTGGCACTGTTCGGCTATTTCGTCGTCAAGAACGCCGTCGGGAGGGATCGTCGGACCGGCGTCGGGCAGATCATAGCTACTACTCCCATTAGTAAGCCTGTCTATATGCTTGGAAAAGCGACGAGTAACTTTGCCGTACTTGCCGTGATCGTGGGCGTAATGATGGCTGGTGCCCTGGCCATGCAGCTTCTCCCGGGCGAGACGTCCGCCATTGACCTCTGGGCATTGTGGTCGCCATTCATATTCCTTTCTTTGCCGGCAATGGCCGTCATTGCATCCGTGGCGGTCCTGTTCGAATCCATATGGCTGCTGCGGGGCGGCTTCGGCAACGTCGTCTACTTTATCCTTTATATCCTCGTCCTCGTCGTACTGTTAACGTCCGCGAGCGGTATCAAGTGGGGTGACGATCTCGCTTTCGCGAAAGATATGCTCGGCACCAGCGTCGGCATTTCGAGCATCGAGGCGACTGCGAAAATAATATATCCGGCCTTCGAGCCGGGGCACTGGAGTATGGGCTTTGCGCCGATCGACCACCCTCCGCATACTTTTATGTGGAATGGCATCCCGTGGACGCCGCTTATATTGCTGGGAAGGCTCTTCTGGGTTCTCGTCGCCTGCGGAATAGCAGTTATGGCGTCGCTGTTTTTCGACCGCTTTGATTCGGCAGGTAACGTAAATGCTAAAACCGGTAAGCAAACATCAAGACCGGAGCCTTTAGCGATAGAGAAGCCGGCGGTCGATGCCAGACTGACTCCCCTGTCGTCCGATAAAAAAAGCCTTAATGTCCTTGCATTATTCATGGCCGAGCTCAAGCTCGCATTCAAAGGCCAGAAATGGTGGTGGTATGCCGGGGCGGCGATCGTGATACTCGCCGGACTGGTTTCATCCGGCAGCGAGGAAAGACATTTTGCGATGCTCGCCGCGATGGTCTGGCCGGTGCTTATATGGTCATCCATGGGCACGAGAGAGCGGACGTTCAATATGGCGCAGATCGTTTTCTCGGCGCCAGGCCCGATAAAAAATCAGCTGCCGGTCATGTGGCTTTCCGGCGTCTGCGTCGGCATCGTCATATGCAGTGGTGTCTTTGTCAGCATGGCGCTCTCGGGAAGTTTCGGCGAGATGGCGACGCTTTTTACCGAGATGCTGCTGATACCGGCGATGGCCCTGGCGATGGGCATCTGGAGCGGCTCGAGTAAGCTCTTCGAGGCGCTGTACATGATCCTCTGGTACGTCGGCCCTGTTAATGGTCTGCCTTTCCTGGACCTCACCGGTACCATCGTAAGCTCCATGCATATCGGGCTACCGGCGGCTTACCTGGCGGTCACTGTCGTATTTATGGCGTTGATGGTAATGGGCCGGTATAGGCAGACATTCGCTTAG
- a CDS encoding coenzyme F420-0:L-glutamate ligase: MDVYVMEASCLRITAYTVDDVPMIQKGDDLAAVVAERTKLEDDDVVVFASTIVSKAEGRRYLLNNITPTARAEELAALNAEDPHFIQYVLDNSTKVLWKHPLLVETVLGNVCINAGIDRSNTETGYILLLPADPNASARKIRDRILELTGKRVAVIITDMNGRSFREGQIGVAVGCAGIAAIHDKRGDVDLFGHELKITIQGIVDEVAACANMIMGESNEGTPIAVIRGYAYLKDDLGISVTYRKDREDFVKQALLDKLAQMEKAPATKAKVKKAKAY; this comes from the coding sequence ATGGACGTTTATGTGATGGAGGCATCGTGCTTGAGGATCACCGCATATACCGTGGATGACGTCCCCATGATCCAGAAAGGGGATGACCTGGCGGCCGTCGTGGCCGAAAGGACGAAACTGGAGGATGACGATGTGGTCGTATTCGCCTCGACCATCGTGTCAAAGGCCGAGGGGCGCCGGTATCTTCTGAACAATATTACTCCGACGGCGAGGGCCGAAGAGCTTGCCGCCCTGAACGCCGAGGACCCGCACTTCATCCAGTATGTGCTCGATAATAGCACGAAGGTGCTTTGGAAGCACCCTCTGCTGGTTGAGACGGTACTTGGTAATGTGTGTATTAACGCCGGCATCGATCGCTCTAATACTGAGACCGGCTATATCCTGCTTTTACCTGCTGACCCGAACGCGTCCGCCCGCAAAATCCGGGACCGCATCCTGGAGCTTACTGGCAAGAGGGTCGCCGTCATCATCACTGACATGAACGGCCGCTCTTTTAGAGAGGGTCAGATCGGGGTCGCCGTGGGCTGCGCCGGCATCGCCGCCATACACGACAAGCGGGGTGACGTGGACCTGTTCGGCCACGAGCTCAAGATCACTATCCAGGGCATCGTGGACGAGGTCGCCGCCTGTGCTAACATGATCATGGGCGAGTCGAACGAGGGCACTCCCATCGCCGTCATCCGGGGCTACGCGTACCTGAAGGATGACCTGGGCATCTCCGTCACGTACCGTAAGGATCGTGAGGATTTCGTTAAACAGGCGCTGCTGGATAAGCTGGCGCAAATGGAGAAGGCGCCCGCTACTAAGGCCAAAGTGAAAAAAGCTAAGGCCTACTGA
- a CDS encoding ABC transporter ATP-binding protein, producing the protein MKLVIDHVSKSYKGNVWGLKDFSLELGPGILGLLGPNGAGKSTLMRILATITRATEGTITWDGVDIAKSPDSIRSVLGYLPQDFGVYPNLNAVEFLEYMAAIKGVDGKAVKRRIDELLEVVNLADARSRPLGGYSGGMKQRIGIAQALLNDPGLLIVDEPTVGLDPEERVRFRNLLSDLSGDRIVILSTHIVSDVEAIASDIALINKGELLMHATPEDLLRSVEDKVWEWVVPGTALPDVKRQFLVSGTIRKSDGVQVRVVSDAQPVPKAGAVSPTLEDAYLRLISSHRGGSA; encoded by the coding sequence ATGAAGCTCGTTATCGACCACGTCAGCAAGTCCTATAAGGGCAATGTGTGGGGGTTAAAAGATTTCAGTCTGGAGCTGGGGCCCGGGATCCTGGGTCTGCTGGGGCCGAACGGGGCCGGTAAATCCACGTTAATGCGTATCCTGGCCACTATCACGAGGGCGACGGAAGGTACCATCACCTGGGACGGCGTCGATATCGCGAAGTCGCCGGACAGCATCCGGTCAGTTCTCGGGTATCTGCCCCAGGATTTCGGCGTTTACCCAAACCTGAACGCGGTCGAGTTCCTGGAGTATATGGCGGCCATCAAGGGCGTCGACGGTAAGGCTGTAAAGCGCCGGATCGACGAGCTGCTGGAGGTCGTCAACCTCGCCGATGCCAGGAGCCGCCCGCTAGGAGGATATTCGGGTGGCATGAAGCAGCGCATCGGCATTGCACAGGCGCTCCTGAACGACCCCGGGCTGCTGATCGTGGACGAGCCTACTGTCGGGCTGGATCCCGAGGAGCGAGTACGGTTCCGGAACCTGCTCTCGGACCTTTCCGGCGACCGAATCGTCATCCTGTCGACGCACATCGTTTCCGACGTAGAGGCAATCGCGAGCGACATCGCGCTCATCAATAAAGGTGAGCTTCTCATGCATGCAACCCCCGAGGACCTGTTGCGGTCGGTCGAAGATAAGGTGTGGGAATGGGTCGTGCCAGGTACGGCGCTCCCGGACGTCAAGAGGCAATTCCTGGTCAGCGGGACCATACGAAAAAGCGATGGCGTGCAAGTAAGGGTGGTATCGGACGCGCAGCCTGTTCCCAAAGCCGGGGCTGTTTCTCCCACCCTGGAAGACGCCTACCTTCGCCTGATCTCGAGCCACCGGGGCGGCAGCGCATGA